From the genome of Aspergillus fumigatus Af293 chromosome 1, whole genome shotgun sequence, one region includes:
- the yme2 gene encoding uncharacterized protein, translating to MIDVIIRHQASPLIESALVYQSITIIFGNAHLQSSFRKRNVILAAMMRTRIPGLVPRICQTPLPWKRPTQMTRVRYARWSTSHAVTWLETGHIDLKENEGLLFINNIFPSRLQWLLRGPLGGMRSYEAAVKRIDRPHLAASDTFQIIQRVVPKNLNVQVKEVVPRFREGGAFVKYTRPGDVNDADIEASIKENLKEHPIRPWFNPFQEVQVCRVIGRPWIEDLYRLPSPRLKVSFHPVSPEASAADLNTETLYTLFRPYGKIRDIETQPSDGKVTPRYAYVEFSRPKYAGMAKNCMHGFTIPEQEGGGKSGTRLKIKYERKIKLSMIKDWLLNHPRIVIPVLAALLAAITVTIFDPMRTFFIELKIKSTLQTEENGVMQWIRKQVNKANIIYFGRKGADPRGLTAIWEDRQEDITRLQSWLMENVETFIIIHGPRGSGKRELVLDRALVDYKYKIVIDCKQIQDARGDSAKIARAASQVGYRPVFSWMNSISSFIDLAAQGMIGTKAGFSETLDAQLSNIWQNTATALKKVTLEHRKKNDNDSHLTDEEYLEAHPELRPVVVIDNYLHNASESSVVYDKITEWAAGLTAGNIAHVIFLTTDVSYAKPLSKALPNSVFRTITLGDCSLEVGRKFVMSHLAYESKDGKTQPRRAEELEDLDACIEALGGRVTDLEFMAHRIEAGETPRGAVNRIIEQSASEILKMFLLTPETIEQSWTHEQAWYLIKRLAESKDGSLSYNEIVLSELFKENGEITLRALEHAELISIAAVNGCPQRIRPGKPVLRAVFKKVTENKALSSRMDLAIIAKKINKENKSIEKYEEELSLLGSLPRQPRELTDRIQWLLNKVYSSQNKIAKYEKESAYLQKILRSEH from the exons ATGATCGACGTCATAATCAGACACCAAGCTTCCCCCCTCATAGAAAGTGCTCTTGTATATCAATCCATCACAATCATCTTCGGCAAcgctcatcttcaatcttcCTTTCGAAAAAGGAatgtcatcctcgctgcGATGATGCGAACTCGAATCCCGGGTTTGGTACCGCGAATCTGCCAAACCCCTCTACCGTGGAAACGTCCTACACAAATGACTCGAGTTCGCTATGCGAGATGGAGTACTTCACATGCAGTGACATGGCTCGAGACAGGACACATTGATCTGAAAGAGAACGAGGGACTCCTTTTTATCAATA ATATCTTTCCGTCTAGACTccaatggctgctgcgggGTCCGCTGGGTGGTATGCGTTCTTACGAGGCGGCCGTCAAGCGCATCGACAGACCGCATTTGGCTGCATCGGATACTTTTCAAATCATCCAACGAGTGGTTCCAAAGAACCTGAATGTCCAAGTTAAAGAGGTTGTCCCGCGGTTCAGGGAAGGTGGCGCGTTTGTCAAGTACACTCGTCCAGGCGATGTCAACGACGCCGACATTGAAGCCTCTATCAAAGAAAATCTGAAAGAGCATCCCATTAGGCCCTGGTTCAATCCTTTTCAAGAAGTTCAAGTATGTCGGGTCATTGGAAGGCCATGGATAGAAGATCTCTATCGCCTTCCAAGCCCCCGCCTCAAGGTTTCGTTCCACCCTGTGTCTCCCGAAGCATCGGCAGCAGACCTGAACACGGAGACTCTATACACTCTATTTCGCCCCTATGGGAAGATCAGAGACATAGAGACACAACCGTCTGACGGGAAGGTCACGCCCAGGTACGCCTATGTGGAATTCTCTCGGCCCAAGTACGCTGGAATGGCGAAGAACTGTATGCACGGATTCACCATCCCAGAACAAGAAGGTGGCGGCAAGTCGGGTACGCGGCTCAAGATTAAGTACGAGCGGAAGATCAAGCTGTCCATGATTAAGGACTGGCTTTTGAATCATCCCAGGATCGTTATTCCGGTGCTCGCCGCCCTCTTGGCCGCCATCACCGTCACCATCTTTGATCCAATGCGGACATTTTTCATCGAACTGAAAATAAAGTCGACGCTTCAGACCGAAGAGAATGGTGTGATGCAATGGATCCGCAAACAGGTCAACAAGGCAAACATCATCTATTTTGGTCGCAAAGGGGCGGATCCTCGTGGGCTCACGGCCATATGGGAGGACCGTCAGGAAGACATTACTCGACTGCAATCCTGGCTAATGGAAAATGTGGAAACCTTCATCATTATTCATGGACCCCGTGGCTCGGGAAAGCGGGAGCTTGTATTAGATCGGGCCCTGGTCGATTACAAATATAAGATAGTAATCGACTGTAAACAAATCCAAGACGCGCGGGGAGACAGTGCGAAAATTGCTAGGGCAGCCAGTCAGGTAGGCTACCGGCCGGTTTTCTCATGGATGAACAGCATCAGCAGTTTTATCGATCTCGCAGCACAGGGCATGATTGGGACCAAGGCAGGGTTCTCAGAGACTTTGGACGCCCAGCTAAGCAACATCTGGCAAAACACGGCTACCGCTTTGAAGAAAGTGACCTTGGAGcacaggaagaagaatgacaaCGACTCGCATCTGACCGACGAAGAGTATCTTGAGGCTCATCCCGAGCTTCGCCCAGTGGTGGTAATTGACAACTACCTGCACAATGCGTCCGAGAGCAGCGTTGTGTACGACAAAATCACCGAGTGGGCCGCTGGCCTAACAGCCGGAAACATTGCCCATGTCATATTCCTCACGACCGATGTCTCGTACGCCAAACCTTTGAGCAAAGCGTTGCCAAATTCGGTTTTCCGCACAATCACCCTGGGTGACTGTTCTCTGGAGGTCGGCCGGAAGTTTGTTATGAGTCACTTGGCATATGAGTCAAAAGATGGAAAGACTCAGCCACGGCGGGCTGAAGAGCTGGAGGACCTAGACGCTTGCATTGAGGCCTTGGGAGGAAGGGTGACAGATCTCGAATTCATGGCGCACCGTATTGAGGCGGGAGAGACACCGCGAG GCGCGGTCAACCGTATTATCGAACAATCGGCATCTGAGATTCTCAAGATGTTCCTTTTGACGCCGGAAACTATAGAGCAGTCGTGGACCCACGAACAGGCTTGGTATCTGATCAAAAGGCTTGCAGAGTCCAAAGATGGTTCTCTGTCATACAATGAAATTGTTCTCTCCGAGCTCTTCAAAGAGAATGGAGAGATCACCCTTCGCGCTCTTGAGCACGCCGAACTCATTTCAATCGCCGCCGTCAACGGCTGCCCCCAGAGAATTCGGCCTGGAAAACCAGTCCTGCGCGCTGTTTTCAAGAAGGTCACCGAGAATAAAGCATTGAGCAGTCGCATGGATCTCGCGATCATAGcaaagaagatcaacaaagAGAATAAGAGCATCGAAAAATATGAGGAAGAACTTAGCTTATTGGGCTCTCTGCCTAGGCAGCCACGGGAACTGACAGACCGAATCCAATGGTTGCTTAACAAAGTATACAGTTCTCAAAACAAGATTGCGAAATATGAGAAGGAAAGTGCATACCTACAGAAGATTCTCCGAAGCGAACATTGA
- a CDS encoding EMI1 family protein, translated as MGWLWRSSPSKEEPQQISSVPSFSDNAAPQPSPAAEAPGTMPSSSQSRPLSRKEQADAEFNQLLESLKADVSRTKSPQQSSNVSETPLSPSSPSPSGPPQPPSSIAPESLYPDSMSCRSAFDYAFFCQSFGGQFVNVYRYGELRSCSEHWDNFWLCMKARGMADEERKKVIRDHYRKKAIKYKTGPSSEDVWDLRREPVQHAFQGDFEALEREMKAEEEASRNAGGI; from the coding sequence ATGGGCTGGCTCTGGAGATCATCACCCTCGAAGGAGGAGCCTCAACAGATTTCCTCTGTGCCTTCTTTCTCCGACAATGCGGCGCCGCAGCCATCACCCGCAGCAGAGGCACCAGGCACCATGCCGTCATCATCGCAGTCTCGGCCCTTGAGTCGCAAGGAACAAGCGGATGCAGAGTTCAACCAGTTACTAGAGAGCTTGAAGGCCGACGTATCACGAACCAAATCACCACAGCAGTCGTCGAATGTCTCAGAAACTCCCCTgtccccatcatcaccatcaccttCCGGCCCTCCGCAACCTCCATCTTCGATCGCCCCCGAGTCTCTCTACCCGGACTCCATGTCCTGCCGCTCTGCTTTTGATTACGCGTTTTTCTGTCAGTCGTTTGGAGGCCAGTTTGTGAACGTATACCGCTACGGCGAGCTGCGGTCGTGCAGCGAACACTGGGATAATTTCTGGCTCTGCATGAAGGCCCGTGGAATGGCGGACGAGGAGCGCAAGAAAGTCATTCGGGACCACTACCGGAAAAAGGCCATCAAGTACAAGACGGGCCCGAGCAGTGAAGATGTCTGGGACCTTCGAAGGGAGCCAGTGCAGCATGCTTTCCAGGGTGACTTTGAAGCACTGGAGAGGGAGAtgaaggccgaggaggaagcaaGTCGCAACGCTGGTGGGATATAG
- a CDS encoding cytochrome P450 has translation MENHNLIPSSLLPLIMDDVREWIWPILLAILLSSCLATRIITGLKSWPDKRIDARLPRSVRVVPYWLPWLGHSIPFGWDHIDFVRRARDYMNEAVFGIILGGLKHDVVVSPSLTKAILASRGTSSNALINYALEKVGGDQGAIRSLSATDHHIIHHNIPNLLMREPFLTEASKVAKDITEREAPNLVTFCRSMVDQAPWERRSEAEVTDGQEKLMAEVNLFALVRNFVGHISTSVLMGQAFLEAFPDLLDDMWTFDNRFPVMALGAPRWLPLPGLSAAYAARDRILDALAAYHQAFVSWDEGNDPGVKFRDLDDVSESMKQRIRKFKELGLSPRSSAPGHLSLFWALNANSPNVVFWNILRIYSDPALLEEVRKEIAPFVKVYRPSREETGLPFQEPVKVSLDPDELFRSCPLLKASFYETMRLDSAGLSFREVTSDLTVTESPEDAAAASLAEPRTYRIKKGGNIVMAHGMVQRDPRLFSNPEQFDPLRFVVTDPDTGARKADMHTIYPFGAGVSGCKGRALAERMNLLFTAAIISTWDIEPASGKALTVPGHRPSSGAYLPKDDIRVRLRMRV, from the exons ATGGAAAATCATAACTTAATTCCAAGTAGCCTGCTACCATTGATTATGGACGATGTTCGAGAGTGGATATGGCCGATCTTGCTGGctattcttctctcctcatGTCTCGCTACCCGCATCATTACTGGCCTCAAAAGCTGGCCCGATAAGAGGATAGATGCAAGACTCCCAAGATCAGTAAGAGTGGTCCCTTACTGGCTTCCATGGTTGGGACATAGCATTCCGTTTGGATGGGATCATATCGACTTTGTTCGAAGGGCGAG AGATTACATGAACGAAGCTGTGTTCGGCATTATTTTGGGTGGCTTGAAGCACGATGTCGTAGTGTCACCGTCGCTCACTAAGGCCATCTTAGCCTCCCGAGGCACGTCTTCTAATGCATTGATCAATTACGCGTTGGAAAAGGTCGGGGGTGATCAGGGCGCGATTCGTAGCCTCAGTGCCACTGACCACCATATCATCCACCATAATATCCCCAATCTCTTAATGCGAGAACCATTTCTCACAGAGGCTTCCAAGGTCGCCAAGGACATCACTGAACGCGAAGCTCCTAATCTAGTAACGTTCTGTCGTAGCATGGTTGACCAGGCGCCGTGGGAGCGGAGGAGCGAAGCTGAAGTCACCGATGGGCAGGAGAAGCTTATGGCTGAAGTGAACCTTTTTGCTCTGGTGAGAAACTTCGTGGGGCACATCAGCACATCCGTGTTGATGGGACAAGCTTTCCTTGAAGCCTTTCCTGATCTACTTGATGATATGTGGACCTTTGATAACAGATTCCCCGTGATGGCACTTGGTGCTCCTCGCTGGCTACCATTGCCAGGTCTTTCGGCCGCATATGCAGCGCGTGATCGCATCTTGGATGCTCTTGCAGCCTACCACCAGGCATTCGTCTCTTGGGATGAAGGAAATGACCCTGGTGTCAAGTTTCGTGATCTTGACGATGTATCAGAGTCGATGAAGCAACGCATCCGGAAGTTCAAAGAACTGGGACTTTCGCCAAGGTCCAGCGCCCCTGGTCAtttgtctcttttctggGCCCTGAACGCCAACTCACCCAACGTTGTTTTCTGGAATATTCTTCGCATCTACTCTGACCCTGCTCTTCTGGAGGAAGTACGAAAGGAGATTGCTCCCTTTGTTAAGGTCTATAGACCCAGTCGCGAGGAGACTGGGCTCCCATTCCAGGAACCCGTCAAGGTCTCCCTTGATCCGGATGAGTTGTTTCGATCTTGTCCACTGCTCAAAGCCAGCTTCTATGAGACTATGCGGTTAGATTCAGCAGGACTTTCCTTTCGTGAAGTCACCTCTGACTTGACTGTAACTGAGTCTCctgaggatgctgcagctgccagCTTGGCCGAACCACGCACTTACCGAATTAAAAAAGGAGGAAACATAGTCATGGCGCACGGGATGGTCCAAAGAGACCCTCGGCTCTTCTCTAACCCAGAACAGTTCGATCCGCTCCGGTTTGTTGTCACAGATCCAGACACAGGCGCACGAAAGGCGGACATGCACACAATTTATCCATTCGGGGCCGGCGTTTCGGGCTGCAAGGGCCGCGCTCTCGCTGAAAGGATGAACTTACTGTTCACTGCTGCAATCATTTCAACGTGGGATATCGAACCGGCAAGTGGCAAAGCTTTGACAGTTCCAGGACATAGGCCTTCCAGTGGGGCGTATTTGCCTAAGGATGACATTAGAGTACGCTTGAGAATGCGCGTATAG